From Plasmodium yoelii strain 17X genome assembly, chromosome: 7, one genomic window encodes:
- a CDS encoding U4/U6.U5 small nuclear ribonucleoprotein, putative: MFNALFSNKKKKSEQDQDQVIEKNEEIIKDEKYKTKNNKSENDNKQNVSNNYPQIDDTKGKDKNSNILNKNDQKNYETLKTDLDDFKENENNLRDNTKNEQLNKYGSTSESRSRSRSRSRSREKHEHRNKDKHKHRKRSRSRERRKSKHKHRHRYRDDTLSRSRSRSRSRDRKKRHRSRERRRERSRERRRERSRERSRERSRERRRDRRRERSRDRRRDRSRDRRRERSRDRSREKRRKIDSNDEHRNIKRNRTSSYDSNDNNKENQINNISRSHSENYDDINKNESSKKSQSQNSNYKKTENEELSENEELSENEELSESEMLKKLMGISEFATTENKCHNETDISGINKRTKRKYRQYMNRRGGFNRPLSPAF, encoded by the coding sequence atgttTAATGCATtgttttcaaataaaaaaaaaaaatctgaACAAGATCAAGACCAAGtgattgaaaaaaatgaagagaTAATAAAAgacgaaaaatataaaacaaaaaataataaatcggaaaatgataataaacaaaatgtaTCCAATAATTATCCACAAATTGATGATACTAAAGGAAAAGacaaaaattcaaatattttaaataaaaatgatcagaaaaattatgaaacATTAAAAACTGATTTGGATGattttaaagaaaatgaaaataatttaagagataatacaaaaaatgagcAGTTGAATAAATATGGAAGTACCTCGGAAAGCCGAAGCCGAAGCAGAAGTAGAAGTAGAAGTAGAGAAAAACATGAACATAGAAATAAAGATAAGCATAAACATAGAAAACGGTCAAGAAGTAGAGAACGAAGAAAGAGCAAACATAAGCATAGACATAGATACAGGGATGATACTTTAAGTCGGAGCCGAAGCAGAAGCAGAAGCAGAGATCGGAAGAAGAGACACAGAAGTAGAGAAAGAAGAAGAGAAAGAAGTAGAGAAAGAAGAAGAGAAAGAAGTAGAGAAAGAAGTAGAGAAAGGAGTAGAGAAAGAAGAAGAGACAGAAGAAGAGAACGAAGTCGGGACAGAAGAAGAGACAGAAGTAGGGACAGAAGAAGAGAGCGAAGTCGAGATAGAAGTCGAGAAAAGAGACGAAAAATCGATTCAAATGATGAAcatagaaatataaaaagaaatagAACAAGTAGTTATGACagtaatgataataacaaaGAGAATCAAATAAACAACATTTCAAGAAGTCATAGTGAAAATTATgatgatattaataaaaatgaaagttCGAAAAAAAGTCAAAGTCAAAATagcaattataaaaaaacagaaaatgaagaattatcagaaaatgaagaattatcagaaaatgaagaattgTCAGAAAGTGAAATGCTTAAAAAGTTAATGGGAATTAGTGAATTTGCAACAACAGAAAATAAATGTCACAATGAAACAGATATATCAGGTATTAATAAAAgaacaaaaagaaaatatagaCAATATATGAATAGAAGAGGAGGGTTTAATCGCCCTTTATCCCCTGCCTTTTAg